A window of Penaeus monodon isolate SGIC_2016 chromosome 40, NSTDA_Pmon_1, whole genome shotgun sequence contains these coding sequences:
- the LOC119598167 gene encoding elongation factor G, mitochondrial-like has translation MIITRASVTLNKLQSTWNILKRIPAYYSTSVGSVPLERIRNIGISAHIDSGKTTLTERILYYTGRIDEMHEVRGKDGVGAVMDSMELERQRGITIQSAATFTMWKNHNINIIDTPGHVDFTVEVERALRVLDGAVLVLCSVGGVQSQTLTVNRQMKRYSVPCLAFINKLDRMGANPYRVLNQMRSKLNHNAAFMQIPIGLEGNTRGIIDLVSQKALYFEGSNGEIIREDDIPKDMRAEADDRYMELIEHVSNADDAIGELFLEEKMPSESELRAGIRRACLQRTFTPVFVGTALKNKGVQPLLDAVLTYLPHPGEVKNFALQEDKNGEEVRIQLHPERTANHPFVGLAFKLEAGRFGQLTYIRVYQGCLKKGELIFNARTGKKVKVSRLVQMHSNNMEDVDVVYAGDICAVFGIDCASGDTFTTDLKLNLSMESMYVPDPVISMAIKPKNAKDSDSFSKAVNRFTKEDPTYRVQWDKENKETIASGMGELHLEIYAQRMEREYGCEVLMGKPKVAFRETLSAPVEFDYLHKKQSGGSGQYGRVIGVIEPAEENTKNVFADETMGTNIPKQFIPAIEKGYHTFCEKGMLSGHKISGIKFCLKDGAHHMVDSNEISFILAAQGAMRQAYDDGMWILLEPVMSVEITAPEEFQGSIISQMNKRNGIITGTDANEGWFTLYTEVPLNDMFGYASELRSATQGKGEFAMEYSRYAPMRSEMMEALIEEYTNPKGAEATKKKGRR, from the exons ATGATAATCACGAGGGCGAGTGTGACGCTAAATAAGCTGCAATCAACATGGAATATCCTAAAGAGA aTACCTGCATATTACTCAACATCTGTGGGCAGTGTGCCCTTGGAGAGAATCAGAAACATTGGAATATCTGCACACATTGACTCTGGAAAGACAACACTGACTGAGCGCATTTTATATTATACTGGTCGGATCGATGAGATGCATGAG GTACGTGGTAAGGATGGGGTTGGGGCAGTGATGGACAGCATGGAGCTAGAACGACAGCGTGGCATAACAATCCAGAGTGCTGCAACCTTCACCATGTGGAAGAACCATAACATTAACATCATTGACACACCTG GTCACGTTGACTTCACTGTAGAAGTTGAACGTGCTTTACGTGTCCTGGATGGTGCAGTCCTGGTCCTGTGTTCTGTGGGAGGCGTCCAGTCTCAGACCTTAACTGTTAATCGCCAGATGAAGAGGTATTCAGTGCCCTGCTTGGCCTTCATTAACAAATTGGATCGAATGGGGGCAAATCCATACAGAGTTTTGAATCAGATGAG GTCGAAACTGAATCACAATGCAGCCTTTATGCAGATTCCAATAGGTCTGGAGGGAAACACAAGGGGGATTATTGACTTAGTGAGCCAGAAAGCTCTATATTTTGAAGGCAGTAATGG CGAAATTATCCGCGAAGATGATATCCCCAAAGACATGAGAGCCGAAGCCGATGACCGTTACATGGAGCTTATTGAACATGTGTCCAATGCGGATGATGCCATTGGCGAACTGTTCTTGG AAGAGAAAATGCCTTCAGAATCTGAGCTTCGTGCTGGCATCCGGCGGGCTTGCCTGCAGCGAACCTTTACCCCAGTGTTTGTAGGTACTGCACTGAAGAACAAAGGAGTGCAGCCACTATTGGATGCAGTTTTGACCTACTTGCCACATCCAGGAGAAGTCAAGAATTTTGCTCTTCAGGAAGACAAGAATGG GGAGGAGGTCCGCATTCAGCTGCATCCAGAGAGAACAGCCAACCATCCCTTTGTTGGCTTGGCCTTTAAATTGGAGGCTGGGAGGTTTGGGCAGCTGACATACATTCGTGTCTACCAGGGTTGTCTGAAGAAGGGAGAGCTGATCTTCAATGCTCGTACTGGTAAAAAA GTGAAAGTGTCCCGGTTAGTCCAGATGCATAGCAATAACATGGAAGATGTTGATGTTGTCTATGCTGGTGACATTTGTGCTGTGTTTGGCATTGACTGTGCTTCTGGAGATACTTTCACAACCGATCTAAAATTGAATCTATCTATG GAATCCATGTACGTACCTGATCCTGTGATATCAATGGCCATCAAACCCAAGAACGCAAAAGACTCAGACAGTTTCAGTAAAGCTGTCAATAGGTTTACCAAAGAAGACCCAACATATAGGGTGCAGTGGGACAAAGAGAACAAGGAAACCATTGCATCTGGTATGGGAGAGCTCCACCTGGAGATTTATGCTCAG AGAATGGAACGAGAATATGGGTGTGAAGTGTTAATGGGGAAACCCAAGGTGGCATTCAGGGAGACCCTCTCAGCTCCAGTGGAATTCGACTACCTTCACAAGAAGCAGTCTGGAGGTTCAGGCCAGTATGGTCGAGTTATTGGCGTTATTGAG CCTGCAGAGGAAAATACCAAAAATGtgtttgcagatgaaacaatggGAACCAACATTCCCAAGCAGTTTATACCAGCTATTGAAAAAGGATACCATACCTTTTGTGAGAAGG GTATGTTGTCTGGGCACAAAATATCCGGTATAAAATTCTGCCTGAAAGATGGTGCGCATCACATGGTGGACTCCAACGAGATTTCATTCATTCTGGCTGCACAAGGAGCCATGAGACAGG CCTATGATGATGGCATGTGGATTCTCTTGGAGCCCGTCATGTCTGTGGAAATCACCGCGCCGGAGGAATTCCAGGGTTCCATTATTTCCCAGATGAACAAGCGCAATGGAATCATCACTGGGACAGATGCAAATGAAGGCTGGTTCACTCTTTACACAGAG GTCCCCCTAAATGACATGTTTGGCTACGCTTCAGAACTTAGATCAGCGACGCAGGGAAAGGGTGAGTTTGCAATGGAGTACTCTCGTTATGCCCCAATGAGAAGCGAGATGATGGAGGCTCTGATTGAGGAGTACACGAATCCCAAAGGTGCTGAAgccacaaagaaaaaaggaagaagatag